The following proteins are encoded in a genomic region of Phragmites australis chromosome 9, lpPhrAust1.1, whole genome shotgun sequence:
- the LOC133928705 gene encoding protein G1-like7 produces MEPGGGGASAPAEAGPSSSSSSAAAASSSSRQAEQEGPQQEEARRQQPLPEQPAAAGGGAGGQEAPAQAQPLAQQPPPAAAGLSRYESQKRRDWNTFLQYLRNHKPPLTLPRCSGAHVIEFLRYLDQFGKTRVHAEGCAYFGQPNPPAPCACPLRQAWGSLDALIGRLRAAYEESGGRPESNPFAARAVRIYLREVREAQAKARGIPYEKKKRKRGTGAAPPVARPPVVTAEAAGTSGGGGEEEEDEEPSRSAEAQQIAPVSSACPPPTTTSAGASSTATASVSSTSAVAAAAAATMTMTTRKESEGSGPSS; encoded by the coding sequence ATGGAGCCTGGCGGCGGGGGAGCGAGCGCGCCGGCGGAGGCCgggccgtcgtcgtcgtcgtcctcggcCGCGGCCGCATCGTCGTCGAGCCGCCAGGCAGAGCAGGAAGGACCGCAGCAAGAAGAAGCACGAAGGCAACAGCCGCTACCGGAGCAGccggcagcagcaggaggaggagcagggggGCAGGAAGCACCTGCGCAGGCTCAGCCTCTGGCGCAGCAGCCGCCACCGGCGGCAGCAGGGCTGAGCCGGTACGAGTCGCAGAAGCGGCGCGACTGGAACACGTTCCTTCAGTACCTGCGCAACCATAAGCCGCCGCTGACGCTGCCGCGGTGCAGTGGCGCGCACGTCATCGAGTTCCTCCGCTACCTCGACCAGTTCGGCAAGACCAGGGTGCACGCCGAGGGGTGCGCCTACTTCGGCCAGCCCAACCCGCCGGCGCCCTGCGCCTGCCCGCTCCGCCAGGCCTGGGGCAGCCTCGACGCGCTCATCGGCCGCCTCCGCGCCGCGTACGAGGAGTCCGGCGGCCGCCCCGAGTCCAACCCGTTCGCGGCCCGGGCCGTGCGCATCTACCTCCGCGAGGTGCGGGAGGCGCAGGCCAAGGCGCGCGGGATCCCCTACGAGAAGAAGAAGCGCAAACGCGGGACCGGGGCCGCCCCTCCCGTGGCGCGGCCTCCTGTCGTCACCGCGGAGGCTGCAGGAACGtcaggcggcggtggcgaggaagaggaggacgaggaacCGTCAAGGTCTGCTGAAGCACAACAGATTGCGCCGGTATCTTCGGCTTGTCCTCCACCTACAACTACTAGTGCGGGCGCTAGCAGTACTGCTACCGCTAGTGTCAGCAGTACCAGTGCtgtggctgcggcggcggccgcaACGATGACGATGACAACAAGAAAGGAATCAGAAGGATCCGGGCCGAGTTCGTGA